A stretch of DNA from Streptomyces xanthii:
GCCCAGCTCGATCATCTGGACGTCCTGGTGTGCAGTGTCGGCACCGGCGGGCACAGCGCGGGCATCATCGGCCCGCTGCGGCGGCACTGGCCGCACCTGCGGCTCATCGGCGTCGACGCCACCGGCTCGACGATCTTCGGGCAGCCCGCGCGGCCCCGCCTGATGCGCGGCCTGGGCAGCAGCATCCACCCGCGCAACGTCGCCTACGACGCCTTCGACGAGGTCCACTGGGTGGGCCCCGCCGAGTCCGCCGACGCGTGCCGCCGCCTCGCCGCCGGAGCCTTCGTCAGCGGCGGCTGGAGCACCGGCGCCGCCGCCCTCGTCGCCGCGTGGGCCGCCCGCGTCCACCCGGGAGCCGTGGTCGCCACCGTCTTCCCCGACGGGCCGCACCGCTACCTGAACAGCGTGTACGACGACGACTTCGCCGCCGCCCACGGCATCGACCGGGCCACCGTCGCCTCCCGCCCCGTGGAGATCCCGCACCCCCGGGCCGTGGAGGCCACCGGCTGGACCCGGTGCCGGACCGTCACCGACCCCCTTCACACCCCGCACCCCCTTCCCACCCCCACGGAAGAGCACCAGTGAAGACCAGCCTGCGCACCACACGTCTCCAGCTGACCGAACCCCTGCGCATATCCCGCTCCACCATGACCGCCCGCGA
This window harbors:
- a CDS encoding PLP-dependent cysteine synthase family protein — its product is MTTTATRHCPRANRELLRLLGGTPIARVTVDLPCPQPGFWAKLEGLGAGGMKARAAVSMLLGARERGELRPGAPVVESTSGTLGIGLAFAGQALGHPVVLVGDSELEPSMRQLLRSHGARLELVDRPAVHGGWQAARLARLRELLAELPDAYWPDQYNNPDNTAGYATLAAELAAQLDHLDVLVCSVGTGGHSAGIIGPLRRHWPHLRLIGVDATGSTIFGQPARPRLMRGLGSSIHPRNVAYDAFDEVHWVGPAESADACRRLAAGAFVSGGWSTGAAALVAAWAARVHPGAVVATVFPDGPHRYLNSVYDDDFAAAHGIDRATVASRPVEIPHPRAVEATGWTRCRTVTDPLHTPHPLPTPTEEHQ